TAAGGCAACAACACCGCACGCCGCGCATCACCGAGGATGTCGACGCCGTTGAGCACGAACTTCTGGGTGCGCACGTCGATGTCGATCACCGGAACGCCGTTTTCCAGACGGTTGTAGGTGCGGCAGGACAGCTCAAGGTTGGTCTTGGGCTTCTCGCTCATTTTCAGCGGGGTTTCCTCGAGGGATTTCAACTTGCCGCCCACCGTGTGGTAGGTGAACCAGGTGTTGCCGTCCTGATCCTGGCCAGCTTCACGCACGTTCAGCAGAATGTCGTCGCCCACGCTCACGCCCAGTGCCAGCATGATTTCCGGGCCGAGGCCTTGCAGCGTCAACTTGGCCGTCAGTACCTTGCCGCCCTTGGCCATTTCCTCGCCAATGAAGCGGCCGCCACGCATCTCTTCCATGTCGAATTCGATCTTCGGCGGGCTGAACTCTTCCACCGTCGCCGACAACGGCAGGCCTTGCAGGGTGGCCGCGATGGCCTGTCTTACGCGGTTGGTAAACATTAGAGAACGTCCTCCAGGAACTGCTCGATGATTTCATCGCGGGCATTGAGTTGATAAATCATGTGTTCGTTCGGCGCGTAGCGGCCGTAGTCAATGACCACGTACCAGGTGCCGTTCTTGTACTTCTCGACGCTGTTCAATTCCGGGTGCAGGTACACGCTGCCGCCGGGGATGGTTTCGTCGGCCACCAGGGTTTGCAGCCAGTCGTTGATGCGCTTGACCTCCTGGTCCATGAACGACTTGGTCAGGTTCTTGGCCATGGCCTTCTGGCCGGCTTTCACCAGCTTGCGGCTGATGGCATCTTCCAGGCCGACGTAGCTGATGAACTTGCCGGTGATGGAGCGGTTACCCAGCAACGAGAAGCCGCCGAGGATGGTCCGGGCGTAGTAGCTGACGCCGTAGCGATTGAGCAGATCGCC
The sequence above is drawn from the Pseudomonas sp. St316 genome and encodes:
- a CDS encoding phage major tail tube protein, whose product is MFTNRVRQAIAATLQGLPLSATVEEFSPPKIEFDMEEMRGGRFIGEEMAKGGKVLTAKLTLQGLGPEIMLALGVSVGDDILLNVREAGQDQDGNTWFTYHTVGGKLKSLEETPLKMSEKPKTNLELSCRTYNRLENGVPVIDIDVRTQKFVLNGVDILGDARRAVLLP